One window of Mycoplasma cottewii genomic DNA carries:
- a CDS encoding PTS sugar transporter subunit IIA yields the protein MLFKKELINFVDNEINSWQKAIEIASESLIKNNYVDDSYWKEIIEITDKTGPYYIVAPKIALLHLSPKPEWKDKENALSLTVFKNSIKFKQEPRYHVNFCLALFAKDNSSHIDIMQKFAILFTNQKFLAELENAKNIDDVYKVLERYDT from the coding sequence ATGTTATTTAAAAAAGAACTTATTAATTTTGTTGATAACGAAATTAATTCATGACAAAAGGCAATAGAAATTGCTAGTGAATCATTAATTAAAAATAATTATGTTGATGATTCGTACTGAAAGGAAATAATTGAAATTACAGATAAAACAGGTCCTTATTATATAGTGGCTCCTAAAATTGCATTACTTCATTTATCACCTAAACCAGAATGAAAAGATAAAGAAAATGCTTTGAGTTTAACGGTGTTTAAAAATAGTATTAAATTTAAACAAGAGCCTCGATATCATGTTAATTTTTGTTTAGCTTTATTTGCTAAAGACAATTCAAGTCATATTGATATTATGCAAAAATTTGCGATTTTATTTACAAATCAGAAATTTCTAGCAGAATTAGAAAATGCAAAAAATATTGATGATGTATATAAAGTTTTAGAAAGATATGATACTTAA
- the oppA gene encoding oligopeptide ABC transporter substrate-binding protein OppA encodes MKKILSLAACGMFLASTSATAVSCSLSFNPNKLLTRELSDTTVFKDLIVSPIVNWNSAINNSTFDSKIIAKLQDTLITVDKHDNFEGALALKWKHDKEFKQWDFKLRNNIKWSGLENGRTVDKGQITAKDFFNTFRYVFNKNNRALTLDIWTSALNKTRELVDFLNKLSNPAYTKDKKPHDLYDPIFDKESEKYEGKTSLESEMRSSYYLDRAIMAYNQTLDEVKSKQMALNDGLSTKQLAEDSFKEGQIISQAKEGYDISFHLNKPTSYFETIISYLSFAPMPDFSVEYLTIGKEKASQFAGTSYSKAAGTKQGYETMWYSGPYVVDSYSSGRHLNLRSNENYFNKENVHIKKILFSFSSKGDPASYRFFFQTGDISSFKVVPNDLAGWETYVQNINNPPFKGTNIIKTKPTTTWAFVFNYQSEGTSIYEKIELNREGSLRDGKRTTRNAKQDAELNKTIALKSFRVMFRYLLDRSIFSKFFSSAIDGNNRTSSSLRNTYTSQYIASYRDHEQPENSAEQKDNTVDYFDVMSKNYYDKSKDSTKQEQSSTTGWLIKVLKENKDSKDLITDEQLANWSKRFGSIEEKNASAKSALDPGKDAFFENDLLALSAFLKQDELTGDHDNFALNQDPSKVEFKNPERAKEFIKLIGKYDKVDPNKSYPRQDANLKILHAKTKLLKQQIKEDMEGLGINTNTPITIPFLMNPGNSSTGSATGYINYLTAALKTFNFLVRKRSNDDINSPFVIDTYTPATAIEFSSLARAGKSSIMEIGWSPDYADPTNYLYTVLYDGAYDYIMSLNKTFKKDFSNNLTPADIIKNDAQHYEQLRRSSEFLLKKIENVDVTIPDHKQRFEALSKLENYLTLSSALIIPTYVKESELVPTVSYVDQLTISRFPLGSQPERMVGVKIDKKIIQQEEFEKRLEVYNEEKISGYQSLYPDARGHYLSGFKGDWNKEVD; translated from the coding sequence ATGAAAAAAATACTAAGCTTAGCAGCATGTGGTATGTTTCTAGCATCGACTTCAGCAACAGCTGTTAGTTGTTCATTAAGTTTTAATCCAAACAAGTTACTAACAAGAGAGCTATCAGATACTACAGTTTTTAAAGACTTAATTGTTAGTCCTATTGTTAACTGAAACTCAGCTATTAATAACAGTACATTTGATAGTAAAATTATTGCTAAACTTCAAGATACTTTAATCACTGTTGATAAACATGATAATTTTGAAGGTGCTTTAGCTTTAAAATGAAAACACGACAAAGAATTTAAACAATGAGATTTTAAACTTAGAAACAATATTAAATGATCGGGTTTAGAAAATGGTAGAACTGTCGACAAAGGACAAATCACTGCAAAAGATTTTTTCAATACTTTCAGATATGTATTTAACAAAAATAATAGAGCTCTAACTTTAGATATTTGAACTTCAGCATTAAATAAAACTAGAGAATTAGTTGATTTTTTAAACAAACTTTCAAATCCAGCTTACACAAAAGATAAAAAACCTCACGATTTATATGATCCAATATTTGATAAAGAAAGTGAAAAATATGAAGGTAAAACTTCTTTAGAAAGTGAAATGAGATCTAGTTATTATTTAGATCGTGCTATCATGGCATATAATCAGACATTAGATGAAGTTAAATCAAAACAAATGGCGTTAAATGACGGTTTATCAACTAAACAACTTGCAGAGGATTCTTTTAAAGAAGGACAAATTATAAGCCAAGCTAAAGAAGGGTATGATATTTCATTCCACTTAAATAAACCAACAAGTTATTTTGAAACAATCATTTCTTATTTAAGTTTTGCACCTATGCCTGATTTTTCTGTTGAATACTTAACTATTGGTAAAGAAAAAGCATCACAATTTGCAGGTACATCTTATTCTAAAGCTGCTGGTACAAAACAAGGTTATGAAACAATGTGATACTCTGGTCCTTATGTTGTCGATAGTTACTCTTCTGGAAGACATTTAAATTTAAGAAGTAATGAAAACTACTTCAACAAAGAAAATGTTCACATAAAAAAAATACTTTTCAGTTTCTCAAGTAAAGGAGATCCTGCTTCATATAGATTCTTCTTCCAAACTGGAGATATCTCTTCATTTAAAGTTGTTCCAAACGATCTAGCTGGATGAGAAACATATGTTCAAAATATAAACAATCCTCCATTTAAAGGAACAAATATTATTAAAACAAAACCTACAACAACATGAGCGTTTGTTTTCAACTATCAAAGTGAAGGAACAAGTATATATGAAAAAATTGAACTTAATAGAGAAGGAAGTTTAAGAGACGGAAAAAGAACAACAAGAAATGCTAAACAAGATGCAGAACTAAACAAAACAATTGCATTAAAATCATTTAGAGTTATGTTTAGATACTTACTAGATAGATCTATTTTTTCAAAATTCTTCTCTAGTGCAATTGATGGTAATAATAGAACAAGTAGTTCATTAAGAAATACTTACACAAGTCAATATATTGCAAGTTACAGAGATCATGAACAACCAGAAAACTCAGCAGAACAAAAAGATAATACAGTAGATTACTTTGATGTTATGTCTAAAAACTACTATGATAAATCAAAAGATTCTACTAAACAAGAACAATCATCTACTACAGGTTGATTGATTAAGGTTCTTAAAGAGAATAAGGATTCAAAAGATCTAATTACAGATGAACAATTAGCAAATTGATCAAAAAGATTTGGTTCAATTGAAGAAAAAAATGCAAGTGCTAAATCTGCTCTTGATCCAGGTAAAGATGCATTTTTCGAAAACGATTTATTAGCCTTATCTGCATTCTTAAAACAAGATGAACTAACTGGAGATCATGATAATTTCGCATTAAATCAAGATCCATCTAAGGTAGAATTTAAAAATCCAGAAAGAGCTAAAGAATTTATCAAATTAATTGGTAAGTATGATAAAGTCGATCCAAATAAGTCATATCCAAGACAAGATGCAAATTTAAAAATTTTACATGCAAAAACAAAATTGTTAAAACAACAAATTAAAGAAGACATGGAAGGTCTTGGAATTAATACAAATACTCCAATTACTATACCATTCTTAATGAACCCTGGAAACTCAAGTACAGGAAGTGCTACTGGTTATATTAACTATTTAACAGCTGCACTTAAAACTTTCAATTTCTTAGTACGTAAAAGAAGTAATGATGATATAAATTCTCCATTTGTTATTGATACTTATACTCCTGCAACAGCAATTGAATTCTCTTCATTAGCAAGAGCAGGTAAGTCCTCAATAATGGAAATAGGTTGATCTCCAGATTATGCAGATCCAACAAACTATTTATACACAGTTCTTTATGATGGAGCATATGATTACATAATGAGTTTAAATAAAACATTTAAAAAAGATTTTTCAAATAATTTAACACCAGCTGACATCATAAAAAATGATGCACAACATTATGAACAATTACGTAGATCATCTGAATTCCTACTTAAAAAAATTGAAAATGTTGATGTAACTATACCTGATCATAAACAAAGATTTGAGGCTTTATCAAAACTTGAAAACTACTTAACTTTATCTTCAGCATTGATAATTCCTACATATGTTAAAGAATCAGAATTAGTTCCTACAGTTTCATATGTAGATCAATTAACAATATCTCGTTTCCCATTAGGATCACAACCAGAACGTATGGTTGGAGTTAAAATCGATAAAAAAATTATTCAACAAGAAGAGTTTGAAAAGAGACTTGAAGTTTATAATGAGGAAAAAATAAGCGGATATCAATCTCTATATCCAGATGCAAGAGGTCATTACCTAAGTGGATTTAAAGGTGATTGAAATAAAGAAGTAGATTAA
- a CDS encoding ATP-binding cassette domain-containing protein, whose amino-acid sequence MKKEKIIRVRDLLIEFGSGKNKVKAVKSVSFDVFKGETFGLVGESGSGKTTIGRAIMGIQPIQDGAIFFENKLLRGKAPNVYEINKKIARHLDVMKQNQLNTSICLNDYSNEFKRVFYKYTQSKFYNFKTKELEDYKDNVSRIIEEGTNLKDTKLINTKKNVNLWIISESINDNLKRMLKIIRLQDKLSKFLQTVFDYIETSKELSTAINHYQTVVSDIMIEMKHLENQIYRILEEMTDIRTKVEKGYHTSISGFFDQLGVRLKKVISLHKQISVLIEKARKAQIVNIALTQPKKNLTLTSKQLESIKDESWLIADYEKLVEVIEQNNFYKALENGKVFQQPSKQEIKQNKKDIQMIFQDPSSSLNDRMAIEEIVQEGLDNFPELYKNDEVKKSYIKWFNKNNPKQKLDQNSNVKLSDIKRYLITELLQTVGMLPEHLSRYPHEFSGGQRQRIGIARTLIMKPKFIVADEPISALDVSIRAQIMNLLSKFQKQFDLTYIFIAHDLSVVRFTTNRIAVIYRGDIVELAESDELFECPLHPYTRSLLSAIPLPDPIQERNKVHFEYKPEKEHHDYLIDFPKWREVKNGHYVYANDREFAEYQKELDKYYKNKKES is encoded by the coding sequence ATGAAAAAAGAAAAAATCATAAGAGTCCGCGACTTACTAATTGAGTTTGGTAGTGGTAAAAATAAAGTTAAAGCCGTTAAAAGTGTAAGTTTTGATGTCTTTAAAGGAGAAACTTTCGGATTAGTAGGTGAATCTGGATCAGGAAAAACAACTATTGGTCGAGCAATTATGGGTATTCAACCTATTCAAGATGGTGCTATCTTTTTTGAAAATAAATTATTAAGAGGTAAAGCTCCTAATGTTTATGAAATCAATAAAAAAATAGCTAGACATTTAGATGTTATGAAACAAAACCAACTAAATACTTCTATATGTTTAAATGATTATTCAAACGAATTTAAAAGAGTATTTTATAAATATACTCAATCTAAGTTTTATAATTTTAAAACTAAAGAATTAGAAGATTATAAAGACAATGTTTCAAGAATTATTGAAGAAGGAACAAACTTAAAAGATACTAAATTAATAAACACTAAAAAGAATGTTAACCTTTGAATTATTTCTGAATCTATCAATGATAATTTAAAAAGAATGTTAAAAATTATTAGATTACAAGATAAGTTATCAAAATTTTTACAAACTGTTTTTGATTATATTGAAACTAGTAAAGAACTTTCAACTGCTATTAATCATTATCAAACAGTTGTTAGTGATATTATGATTGAAATGAAACATCTTGAAAATCAAATTTATCGAATACTAGAAGAAATGACTGATATTAGAACTAAAGTTGAAAAAGGATATCATACTTCAATTTCTGGTTTCTTTGATCAACTAGGTGTTAGACTTAAAAAAGTTATTTCACTTCACAAACAAATTTCAGTTTTAATTGAAAAAGCAAGAAAAGCTCAAATAGTTAATATAGCTTTAACTCAACCTAAAAAGAATTTAACTCTAACTTCAAAACAACTAGAATCAATCAAAGATGAAAGTTGACTAATTGCTGATTATGAAAAACTTGTTGAAGTTATTGAACAAAACAATTTCTATAAAGCTTTAGAAAATGGAAAAGTTTTCCAACAACCATCTAAACAAGAAATAAAACAAAATAAAAAAGATATCCAAATGATTTTCCAAGATCCAAGTTCATCATTAAACGATAGAATGGCGATTGAAGAAATTGTTCAAGAAGGATTAGATAACTTCCCAGAACTTTACAAAAATGATGAAGTTAAAAAATCTTATATTAAATGATTTAACAAAAATAATCCTAAACAAAAACTAGATCAAAATAGTAATGTAAAATTAAGTGATATTAAAAGATATTTAATCACAGAATTATTACAAACTGTTGGTATGCTTCCTGAACACTTATCTCGTTATCCTCATGAGTTTTCTGGAGGTCAACGTCAAAGAATTGGTATTGCTAGAACATTAATTATGAAACCTAAATTTATTGTAGCTGATGAACCTATTTCAGCACTTGACGTTTCTATTCGTGCTCAAATTATGAACTTATTAAGTAAATTCCAAAAACAATTTGATTTAACTTATATATTTATTGCTCACGATTTAAGTGTTGTTAGATTTACTACAAATAGAATTGCTGTAATTTATCGTGGAGATATCGTTGAATTAGCTGAATCAGATGAGTTATTCGAATGTCCATTACACCCTTATACTCGTTCATTACTAAGTGCAATTCCTTTACCTGATCCTATTCAAGAAAGAAATAAAGTTCACTTTGAATATAAACCAGAAAAAGAACACCATGATTATTTAATTGATTTTCCTAAATGAAGAGAAGTTAAAAATGGTCACTATGTATATGCAAACGATAGAGAGTTCGCTGAATATCAAAAAGAGTTAGACAAATATTATAAAAATAAAAAAGAAAGTTAA
- the oppD gene encoding oligopeptide ABC transporter ATP-binding protein OppD — protein sequence MKQKVILSIKDLVVKFRVRSQVLTSIRNISFDIYDGETVAIVGESGSGKSVFTKTLTNMLEENGYIANGTITYYPRNEKNAISNFKKEVNLVDFHKNNLENNSRREIRKYNHLKIKEIQSQINELEKATIDSVNLKIQDLENKIEQLKKYEFTKNIKKIIKRDALIKEVARLNKQIELINDPKKLDFKINELKRSINRLKQENANFQLLSISKKFLYQKIVSFITKNKNDFEYDLNLAKDYLNKVEKVEFKSDFEDLMVEILTEISKESKNLEKEKIESLLEIWNFVKLPNFIIKKRTAKNLEKLRGGTIATIFQDPMTSLNPLLSVGFQISEVLRIHNKLSRSEAKAEAINLMKKVGITNAEKRYKDLPRKYSGGMRQRIVIAIALACRPKILICDEPTTALDVTIQAQVLDLIKELKKEYKFTVIFITHDLGVVANVADRVAVMYAGQIIEHGKIEEIFFNPQHPYTWSLLLSLPQLGKKGEDLYSISGTPPSLFKEINGDAFAPRNKFALAIDYKYEPPMFKVSDTHYAKTWLLDPRAPKIERPKQLELLKHAVENTKVGE from the coding sequence ATGAAACAAAAAGTTATTTTATCTATTAAAGATTTAGTTGTTAAATTTAGAGTTCGTTCTCAAGTTTTAACTTCTATAAGAAATATTAGTTTTGATATTTATGATGGTGAGACTGTTGCTATAGTTGGTGAGTCCGGATCAGGAAAATCTGTTTTTACAAAAACATTAACTAATATGTTAGAAGAAAATGGATACATTGCTAATGGAACTATTACTTACTATCCAAGAAATGAAAAAAATGCTATATCTAACTTTAAAAAAGAGGTAAACTTAGTAGATTTTCATAAAAATAATTTAGAAAACAACTCAAGAAGAGAAATTAGAAAATACAATCATTTAAAGATTAAAGAAATTCAATCTCAAATTAATGAATTAGAAAAAGCAACTATTGATTCTGTTAATCTAAAAATTCAAGATTTAGAGAATAAAATTGAACAATTAAAAAAATACGAATTTACTAAAAATATTAAAAAAATAATTAAAAGAGATGCTCTTATAAAAGAAGTTGCTAGATTAAATAAACAAATTGAATTAATTAATGATCCTAAAAAATTAGATTTTAAAATCAATGAATTAAAAAGATCAATTAATAGATTAAAACAAGAAAATGCTAACTTCCAATTACTTTCAATTTCTAAAAAGTTTTTATATCAAAAAATTGTAAGTTTTATTACTAAAAACAAAAATGATTTTGAATATGATTTAAATTTAGCTAAAGACTATTTAAATAAAGTAGAAAAAGTTGAATTTAAAAGTGATTTTGAAGATTTGATGGTTGAAATTTTAACTGAAATTTCAAAAGAATCTAAAAATTTAGAAAAAGAAAAAATTGAATCATTACTTGAAATTTGAAATTTTGTTAAACTACCAAATTTCATAATCAAAAAAAGAACAGCCAAGAACTTAGAAAAACTTCGTGGTGGAACAATTGCTACAATTTTTCAAGATCCGATGACTTCTTTAAACCCTTTATTAAGTGTTGGTTTTCAAATTTCAGAGGTTTTAAGAATTCATAATAAATTATCAAGATCTGAAGCTAAAGCTGAAGCAATTAACTTAATGAAAAAAGTAGGTATTACAAACGCTGAAAAACGTTATAAAGATCTACCAAGAAAATATTCTGGAGGAATGCGTCAAAGAATTGTTATTGCTATTGCTTTAGCATGTAGACCTAAAATATTAATTTGTGATGAACCTACAACTGCATTAGATGTGACTATTCAAGCTCAAGTTCTAGATTTAATTAAAGAACTTAAAAAAGAATATAAATTTACAGTGATTTTTATTACTCACGATTTAGGTGTTGTTGCTAATGTTGCTGATAGAGTTGCGGTTATGTATGCTGGTCAAATTATAGAACATGGAAAAATTGAAGAAATTTTCTTCAATCCTCAACACCCATATACTTGATCATTATTACTATCACTTCCACAATTAGGTAAAAAAGGTGAAGATTTATACTCAATTTCAGGAACACCTCCATCATTGTTTAAAGAAATTAATGGAGATGCTTTTGCTCCAAGAAATAAATTTGCTTTAGCTATTGATTATAAATATGAACCTCCAATGTTTAAAGTTTCAGATACTCATTATGCTAAAACTTGATTGCTAGATCCACGTGCTCCTAAAATCGAAAGACCGAAACAATTAGAACTTCTAAAACATGCTGTTGAGAATACAAAGGTTGGTGAATAA